CTAACCGCATCAACAACCACTGCAACGGCCTGATCGATCTGATCGGCAGTAGTCATGCGGCCGGTGGAGAAGCGCACCGTCCCCTTGGCCCATTTTACCGGTATTCGCATGGCTTCCAGTACGTGGGAAAGCTGAACCGTGTCCGAATGGCAGGCGGCACCGGCCGAGGCGGCCACCTCCAGGCCGATTTCTTCCAGAATGCGATTGGCTTCCAGGTCCTTGAACGAAAGGCTCAAGGTGTTGGGCAGCCGTTGTTCCGGGTGGCCGTTGAGGCGAACCTCGTCCAATTGATCGGTCAGCCCCCTGTGCAGGCGATCGCGCATGGCTTTCAGGTGGGTTTGGGTGTGGCTCAGGCTGCGCTCGGCCATCTCGCAGGCCTTGCCCAGCCCTACGATTTCCAGGACATTTTCCGTGCCGGCCCGCCAGCCCATCTCCTGGCCGGCGCCGTGGCAGAACTTTTCGGGCGCCACTCCCCTGCTCACATAAAGCGCACCGATGCCCTTGGGAGCATACACCTTGTGCCCGGCTACCGACAGCATGTCCACGTTCAAACGCTGAACATTCGTTTCGATCTTGCCCACACTCTGGGCCGCGTCGGTGTGCATGTAAATGCCGTGTTTTTTGGCCAGCTCGGCAATCTCAGCAATGGGCTGGATGGTTCCCACCTCGTTGTTGGCGTGCATGACGGTAATCAGGATGGTCTCGGGCCGGATGGCAGCCGCGACATCTTCCACGCGAACCATGCCGGTGTCATCCACATCCACATAGGTGGTGGTGAAGCCTTCGCCCTCCAGATGGCGGCACACCTCCAGGATTGCCGGATGCTCAACGGTGCTGGTGATGATGTGGTTTCCTTTGTTTTTCAACGCCCGGGCTGTGCCTTTAATGGCGTGGTTGTTGGATTCGGTGCCGCCGGAGGTGAAAAAGACCTCCGTCGGCTCGCAGCCCAGCAGACCGGCTACCTGCCGCCGGGCGGCCTCCACCGCTTTTTTGGGACGGATGCCGTACCAGTGTGAACTGGAAGGGTTGCCGAATTCGGTTTCCAGAAAGGGGCGCATGGCCGCAATCACTTCCGGGTCGTGGGGGGTGGTGCCGTTGTAGTCCAGGTAGACGGGCTGAATCACGAGAACGCTCCAATGGCAGCTTTTGTTTTCCGGTAATTACGGAAACCGGATGGTTACAGGATTCGTGTTGGCTTCGAATCGGGCCGTTCAAATTCGATGAAGCGATATATTTTCATAATTTCTAATATCATGTCAATCGGTTGGGCTGGGACGACTTCGCTTTCTCGAAAAAGAAAAACCTGTCGGCGTTCAAAAAAGAATTCGACCGGATGTTGAAGCAGATGCAGGCCAGCGGGGAAATCGCCCGGATGCTGAAAGAAAGCTACGGCATTTCCGGCTATAAGTAAGAGCGTTAGGGCGTTGAAGCATCGATTGCCTGCCAGTCCATCATCCGCCAATCCCAGGGCGGGCGTTCGCCTTGGGCCGCGTCGGCTTCCGGCCAGGGCCATTGCTGCGGGATGGGGCAGATGAGATCCAGTTGCGTTTTTCGGGTGGGATGCTCAACGGACAGGCTGCGGGCCAACAGGGCGATCTGTTTTCCCGGCAGCGGCTTGTCGGCGCCGTAGCGCAGATCGCCGAGAATCGGGTGGCCCATGCGGGAAAGTTGGATCCGGATCTGGTGGCGCCGGCCGGTTTCCAGGGTGACTTCCAGAAGGCTCTTGTCGCCCGCTGTGCCCAATCGCGTATAGGACAGGCGCGCCTCCTGGCTGTCTGCCGTCGGCGCGGGAACCACCCGGCTCATCCGATCCTGCCGTTCGATGTGATCGATTCGCCGTTGCGATTTTTGGGCGACGGAGCCCTGCACCACGGCCAGATATCGTTTGTCCACGCTGCGCTCCCGAAACTGGCGGGCCAGGCGGCCGGCGGCCTTGGATGTCCGTGCGAACAGCACAACGCCGGCCACCGGACGGTCCAGCCGATGGACCATGGCCAGAAAGACCTTCCCCGGCTTGTCGTAGCGCTCCTTGATCCACTGTTTGGCCAGATCCAGCAGACAGACGTCGCCGGTGCGGTCCCCTTGCACCAGCAGTCCCGATGGTTTATAAATCGCCAGCAGATGGTTGTCCACGTACAGCACCGGCCAGCGTTTATCGAAAAAGAACGGTCGATCGGATTTGTTGAAGGTGGTGTCCAGGGCATCCATACGCGGCTCGGATTTCCGGGGTTCATGGGAATGGGTTTTCAAAGGGGTACCATGTGAAACCAAAGGGTACAAGCTTTCAGAAGAAAAGGGGGCCGGCAGGCAAAACGGCGCCCTCGTCCAGCCGGATGGATTTTCTGTTGCAGCGCTGCGGAATTCGTCTCAGCGATGCTCAGCTCGAGCAGCTCTGGCGCTACCATCAACTGTTGCGGCAATTCGACGCCGAGCTGAACCTCACCCGGATTCACAATTTCGAGAACATGGTGGTCAAGCTCTATGCCGATTCCATCCTGCCGGCCCTGCAATATCCGCTGTTGCCGTCTCCGTTGCTGGATCTGGGAACCGGTCCCGGCATGCCGGGCATTCCATTGAAAATTTTCCGTCCGGATCTGCACATCCTGCTGGCAGAGAGTCGCCAACAGCGGGTCCATTTCTTGAAAACGGTTGTGGAGGAATTGCATCTGCCCGGTCTCGAAGTGATCGAGCGGGGAATTGCCCCGGACTTTGACAGGCCTGTGGCCGGGGTGATCACCCGGGCCGTGGAACCCATCGCCGACACCCTGGCACGCGTGTCCGGTTGTCTGGAAAAAAATGGCCTGGTCCTATTCATGAAAGGCCCCCGTTGCGATGAGGAAATGGAACGGGCGGCCCGGGACTCTTGCGACGATTACGACCTGGCCGAGGATATTGCCTACCAGATTCCCCAGACTCCGCACCGGCGCCGTCTGATTTGCTACCGACGCAAGGTTGCCGCGTTTAAGGCCACGCAGGCTCCCAACCCACTGTCACCCTACCGCATCCGGGAAATCGAAAGTGAATCCAATCCGGTTTTCAAGGATCTGAAAAAGCTGCTTACCGGACGGGGCGTAAAAAAAGGAGGGAAGACCCTCGTTTGCGGTCGGCGGCTGGTCGCCGAGGCGATGCGTTGCGCTCCCGAGCGCTGCCGGGCCTGGATCGGCAGCGGCGACCGCCATGAACCGCCGGCCGAGGCACCGCACGAAATGGAATGGCTTCAATTGTCCCCGCAGCTTTTCGGGCAACTGGACCTGTTCGGCACCCGCAGGCCAATGCTGCTTTACGATTTGCCGGAAATCCCTGCCTGGGATGCCGGCAAAGCGGCCCCTGGCTGCAGCCTGTTGATCCCGTTTCAGGATCCTGAAAATGTCGGCGCCGTTATCCGCAGCGCCGCTGCCTTTGCGGTGGAGCGCATCGTTCTGCTCGCCGAAGGCGCCAATCCCTTCCACCCCAAGGCCATTCGCGCTTCGGCTGGAACCGTTTTATCGACCAACCTTTATGCGGGACCTTCCTTGAATGACCTGAGCGGAGAACTGCCGGTCGTGGCCCTGGCCGCTTCGGGCCGGCCGGTCGCCAATTTCGCCTTTCCGGAATCTTTCTGCCTCTTGCCGGGCATGGAAGGTCCGGGCCTCGATTCACGCTGGCTTGACAATGCCGTGTCCATTCCCATGGCCGAAAACGTGGAGTCCCTGAACGCGGCCACGGCCACGGCGATTACCCTTTATGAATGGCGCCGACAACTTAAAGGAGAATAAAGCCAATGGCATCCATACTCGGGAAAAAGCTGCTTTTGATCCTTTACGTTTCCATCACAGTGGGTTGTACACTATCTATGGCCACCGACGTACGGAAAAACGCTTCCGCCGCCGGCAACGACTTTGCCCTGGACCTGTACAGCCGATTGGCAGACTCCGAAGGCAATCTCTTCTTTTCGCCGGCGAGCATCGAGACGGCCCTGGCCATGACGTATGCCGGCGCAAAGAGCCGAACGGCCAAGCAAATGGCCAAGGTCCTGCATTTTGAAAAAGCCGGCCAGGGAGTTCACCAGGAATTCCAATCCCTGTTGCAACAGCTCAATAACCCCAGCATTGTCAAATCCTACGAAAAGATCGGCGATGAGATCAAACCGGTCGAGAAACCCGCTTATGAGTTGGTCATCGCCAATGCGCTTTGGGGGCAGCAGGGTTATCCCTGGAACCAGGCGTTTCTGACGCTGACGGAATCCAATTACGGGGCCGGCCTGAGGCCAGTCGATTTTGCAAATCATCCTGATGAAGCCCGCAAAACGATCAACGACTGGGTGGAAGAGAAAACCCGGGACCGGATCAAGGATTTGATTGCAAAAGGTACGATCAGCCCCATGATGCGTCTGATCCTGACCAATGCGATCTATTTCAAGGCTGCCTGGGCCGACACATTTGACGATCATGCGACCCGGGAGATGCCCTTTCATGTTTCCGAATCCAGCCAGGTTCCCGTTTCGATGATGTTCCAGAATAAAGATTTCCATTACCTGGAAACCGACTGCTTCCAGGCCTTGGAAATGCCCTATAAGGCCTACGAATTATCCATGATTGTATTCCTTCCCAAGATGGCGAACGGGTTGGATAATTTTGAAAAAGCCCTGTCCGCTGAAAAACTGGATGGCTGGAGGGCAGCCCTTCATCGCGAAGAAGTCGAAGTGTATTTTCCGAAGTTCGTGTTCACCAGCAGCTTCAGCCTGTCCAAAACCCTCAAGGCTCTGGGTATGGAGGATGCCTTCTCGCCGACGTCGGCTGATTTTTCGGGCATGACCACCGCCGAAGAAAGGGTGTTTATCTCCGAGGTCATCCACAAAGCATTCGTAGCCGTCGATGAGAACGGGACCACAGCCGCGGCTGCAACGGCGGTGATGATGCAAGCTACCGCCATGCCCATGCCCAAACCGGAACCAAAGGTCTTCAGGGCCGACCACCCGTTCCTGTTCTGTATTTTTCACAATCCTACCGGCAAGATTCTTTTCATGGGAAGAGTTACCGACCCCCGGACCTGATAGGCTGAGCGCCTCGGTGACCACAGCCATCGCCTTTTATGAAAGGCGCCAAAATTTTGGATGATTGATATCTCTACGCAGTTTTGATAAAATCAGTTTATACTGATGTTCTCGCAAATAACTTTTTAGACCCCCAATAGCCATATAACTGTCCTTCTCGTACACATTCTTATCGGAAGGAGAATGCCATGGCTCATGTCGTGACCCAATCCGCATACACCCGCCTCACCGAACGGCTCAACCGTTTTCCCCAGGGAGCGCCCCCGACCGAACGGCTCACAAAAATCCTGAAAATTCTCTTCGATCAAAAGGAAGCCGAAATGGTTTCTCTTTTGCCGGTAAAACCGTTTACGGTGAAAAAGGCGGCCCGCGTCTGGGAGATGTCGGAAAAAGAAGCGCGCAAGGTGCTGGAGCGACTGGCCGAAAAGGCGCTGCTGGTCGATTTTCAAACCGATGGAGAAATGCACTACGTGCTGCCGCCGCCCATGGCCGGATTTTTCGAATTCTCCATGATGCGCATCCGCAAGGATATTGACCAGAAGCTGCTGTCCGAACTTTTTTACCAGTATTTGAACCAGGAGGAGGACTTTGTTCGCGAACTCTTCGCCACGGGGCAGACCCAGCTCGGGCGGGCTTTCGTCAACGAAACGGTCCTGTCCGAGAAAAACAGCCTGCATGTGCTGGACTGGGAGCGGGCCAGCGAAGTGATCCGAACCGCCACCCACCGCGGCATCAGTGTGTGCTACTGCAGGCACAAGATGCTGCACCTGGATCGGGCCTGTTCGGCACCCATGGAAATCTGCATGACCTTTAACACGGCGGCTGAATCGTTGATCCGGCACGGGCATGCCCGGTCCGTGGATATCTCTGAAGGGCTGGAGTTGCTGGCCGAGGCCAGGGAGAGCAATCTGGTCCAGTTCGGCGAGAACGTGCGCCAGGGGGTCAATTTCATCTGCAACTGCTGCGGGTGCTGCTGTGAAGCCATGATTGCCGCGCGGCGGTTTGCCGTCATGCACCCGATCCACACCACCCATTTCCTCCCCCGGGTGGACGAGAACACCTGCGACGGCTGCGGCAAGTGCGTGGCCCTGTGTCCGGTGGAAGCCATGACCCTGGTTTCGGCCAACGACCCCAAACGGCCCAAACGCAAGATCGCCCGGGTGGACGAAGACCGCTGCCTGGGTTGCGGGGTGTGCTTGAATGCGTGCACCAGGACCGACAGCCTTTCCCTCGAACATCGGCCGCAGCGGGTGCTCACTCCGTTGAATGCCACCCATCGGGCGGTGGTCATGGCCGTGGAGCGCGGCAAACTTCAAGATCTGCTGTTCGACAATCGGGTGTTGTGGCACCATCGCGCCCTGGCTGCCGTGCTCGGAGCGATTTTGCGGCTGCCGCCGGTGGCCCGGGCCATGGCCACCGACCAGGTCAAATCCCGCTACCTGGAGGCGCTGGCGCTGCGTTATTCGTGATGCGTCACGGTCCAGCACGATTCATTTCTACTCGAATCCCCTGCCGGTAAACCGTTCGAGAAACGCCCGATCCACGATCCATTCGCCGTTTTTCCGTATCCATTCCAATTGCAGGCTGTAGAGGTCGGCCTTGTCGCCGACCGCTTCGATCCAGGCCACGGGATCGTTGCGCAGGGTGTCCAGGCCGGGCATGTCATGCTCTTTGCGGACGATCAGAAAGGGAAACCGAGCGGATGCTTCGTCTGCCTTTTCGCTGATTTCGATTTCGGGACGCGGGTAGAAGACGGCAAGCGGCCCGTAGTATCTGAAGGTTCGCCAAAGAACGGCCCGAATGCCGTTGCGGTCCAGATTCATGGGCATGGCCACGACCTCCTTTGAGGCCATCTTCAGCAGGCCGCCGATATCGTGGGCTTCGGCCAGCTCCGCGCCTCTGGCGATCTGCGCACGGATTTTTTCCGCATCGTCGCCGCGGGTACAGGACATGCAGAGTACGAGGAAGACGATGGCCACCACGACGGCATGAGGTTTTGTGACGGTTTTTTTCTGTCCTCTGTCCTCCGTCATCGGGCCTCCTTCTTGCGCGCCGCGACGGCCATCCAGCCCTCTTTCTCCAGAACCTCGATCACGGCCAGGCCGGATTCCTCCAAACCCGACAGTACAGCGCGTTTTTTCTCCTTGATGATGCCGGAACAGATGAGGATTCCCTTCGGTTCGAGAACCGCCGCCACATCGGGAAGAAGATCCAGGATCACCTCGGCCAGAATGTTGGCCGCCACGACATGGAAAGTGCCGCTCACCTGTTCGACAAGGTTGCCGGTCATCAGGCGGTAATCCCGGACACCGTTGGCCAGCAGGTTTTTTTCGGCCACGGAAACGGCCACCTCGTCATTGTCCACACCGCATACGCTCGCGGCCCCCAGCTTGGCGGCGGCGATCATCAGGATGCCCGATCCGGTGCCCACATCCAGAAACGTGTTGCCCGGCCGCAGATGGGATTGAATCTGCCGGATGCAAAGGGCCGTGGTGGGATGGGTGCCGGTGCCGAAGGCCATGCCCGGGTCGATTTCCAGGATGATTTCATCGGGCCGGGCCGCATATTCCCGCCAGGAGGGCTTGACCACGATGGTGTCGGTGATTCGTTCCGGCCAGAAGTACTCCTTCCAGGCTTCGGCCCAATCCTGCTCGTCGATGCGGGAGTAGACTACCCGGCTGGCGATACCGGAGGCTTTTTCCAGATGCATCAGTGCGTCTTCGAGCCGCCGGCATTTGTCGGCCGCTTGATCCGTGTCGGCAAAATAGCCGGTCACCGCCGGCTCCTGCGGCGGCAGAACGGCATCGTCGGCCCAATCCTGAAGGAGATCCATTTGCGGATCGTTCACGACCACGCCCTTGAGGCCCAACGAGTAAAAGGTGTCTGCCACCAGGTCCGCGGCCAGGCCGGTGTCCGGGCTGTCGATCACCACCTTTGCGGCGATCCATTTCATGGGAGCTTCTCCTTTTGGTTGGCTTCCAACTGGTCCGCAAAGCGTTCCCTGGGCGGGTTGAAATAGCCGAACCGCAAGCGGGGAAAGCGTTTGCCGATCATCTGCAGCAGCCGGTCCATGCCCACCGCCGGCCCCAGGGGGGCGGCGGTCTGCATAAATTCCAGGTAGCGGCGGGGATCGAAATTGAGATTGCGCCACTGGATCAGATGAACCGGGTGTTTTTCCAAAAAGACCGAAAGGGCCGCCGCTTCTTCGGGGCAGTCGGTGAACCCCGGGCAGTTGAGGTAGTTGATGGCCACGTGTCGGCCCCTGGCCAGGGTCAGGTCGATGCTCTCCACCACCTGGTCGAAACCGTATCCACGGGGGCGGAAGTAGGCGGTGTAGCAGGGCTCGCGCACGGAATTCATGCTCACCCGGATGCTATCCAGACCGGCGTCCAGCAAGCCTTTCAGGGTGTCCGGCAGGCTGGCGTTGGTATTCATGTTGATGGTGCCCTCGGCGGTCGCTTCGCGAATCAGGCGGATGGCCGGTTCGATTTCCCGGGCCGCCATCAAGGGGTCGCCTTCGCAGCCCTGGCCGAAGCTCACCACGGCGTGTTCCACCCTTCGGATGTGGGTCAGGGCCACCTCCGCGATCTCCTTGGCCGAAGGGGTAAAGGCAATGCGGTTCTGGCTGCTGGTCAACTGGGCGTCGGACTGCAGGGAGATGCAGCCCAGACAGCGGGCATTGCAGGATTGGGAGGTCGGCAGGGGCGCTTCGTAGCGGCCGAGAAAGAAGTTCTTGCCGGCCGGACAGCCATAGGTCAGGGCGCAGTGTTCCAGGTGGCGGGCCAGGCGGTTGTCCGGCAGCTGTTTCTGCATCTGGTGCACGCCGGCAACGATCCTGTCCTGCGGCATGCGGCGCAGGTCCTGGCGGGGCTCGGTGTCCACCACCATGGCGGCCGAACGGAATCCTTCCTGCTGCCATCCCACCGCGCCGTAGGAAAACAGGGGCAGGATGCTGGCATGGGCATGTTCCTCATAAGCACAGGTGTGGGTCAGCACCACACCTGGGGAGTTGAACGCGGCCACGGGAAAAATCTTTTCGTCGGGGGCATAGGGATTGCGATCTACGGGGCCGATTCTTCCGGTCGAAAGGTCCAGGAGCACCGGCACGCGGTCCGGCAGGAACATCAGTTCGCTTCCATGGGGCAATTCGATGGTGGTGGCCGGGGTCAGGGAGGTGCATTGCGCCCCGTCGGCCCCAACGGCGGCGTAGCCTTCCAGGTCGAAGATTTCTCCCTTTTCGTTGGCTACAACGGCGGTGAGCCATTCGGGCGTCCGGCCACCGGCGCGGCTTTTCTTTCTGCGGGTTTTTTTCGGTCTGGTCATGGTCGTCTTTTTGCCGGGAGCAAATGGCATCGTCTCCGTTCGGTGGCTCCACTTCCGTTTTTGTTAACAAGTGTCTTCTTGCGCGTCTACCACAGACGGCCGTCAAAGTACATCCATGCATCGTAAGGGTTCAGGTAATCGAGGAATTGAAAAAAGGTTGACCTCGCCCAGGCCATGGGCTATTGAACCCGTCATCGACAGACCGAAGTCTGCCATTTCAGTCCCTATAGCTCATTATTCCACTATTCCATCTGGCCACGAAGACTGCGTCTCGAAAGACGTTTGGATTTGTGGTTTTTTTGTTTAACAGCGCCATAAACTATCGACGGAGGAAACATGAGAATCAGACACTTGATGGCAGGCGTAGCGGTGGTCTTCTTGTTTGTGGTTTTCCAGGGAAGCGCCCTGGCGCACTTCGGCATGGTCATCCCATCGGACAACATGGTGATGCAGGATGACAACCGCAGTGTCACGGTGACCCTCTCCTTTTCCCATCCCATGGAGGGCCACGGCATGGAACTGGTCAAGCCCAAGGTGTTTGCCGTATCGGCCAACGGCAAGGCGCAGGATCTGCTCGGTCAATTGAAACCGACCAAAGTCATGGACCATAACGCATGGAAGCTCGATTATGCGGTCAAACGGCCCGGAGTCTACATGTTTCATATGGAGCCCCAGCCCTATTGGGAACCGGCCGAAGATTGCTTTATCGTTCATTATACCAAAACGGTAGTCACCGCTTTCGGCGATGACGAGGGCTGGGATGAGGAACTTGGGTTGAAGACCGAAATCGTGCCCCTGTCCAAGCCTTACGGTCTGTATGCGGGCAACGTGTTCCAGGGCGTCGTCAAAATGGATGGCAAGCCGATTCCTTACGCCGAAGTGGAAGTAGAGTACTACAACCAGGATGGAAAATCCCATGCGCCCACGGACTACATGGTCACCCAGACCATCAAGGCCGACGGCAACGGCGTGTTCACCTACGCCGCGCCCAAATCGGGCTGGTGGGGATTTGCGGCCCTGAATACCGCGGATTACAAGCTCAAACAGGACGGCCAGGAAAAGGATGTGGAATTGGGCGCCGTGATCTGGGTCCGTTTCGAGAACTGGCAGTAGCACACAACGTAACAAACAAAGGGAGTTCGCATGCACATATCCGAAGGCGTGCTGAGCGGGCCGGTCCTGGCCACCGGCGCTGCGATTGCCTTGGCCGGCACGGCCGCCGGGCTGAAAAGGATGGAATTGGACCGCGTGGCCCAGACCGGAATGCTGGCGGCGGCTTTTTTTGTTGCTTCGCTGATTCATGTGCCCATAGGCCCTTCCAGCGTTCACCTGATACTTAACGGCGTGGTGGGCCTGCTGCTCGGCTGGGCGGCCTTTCCCGCTATCCTGACGGCCCTGTTGCTGCAGGCCATGCTGTTCCAGTTCGGGGGCCTTACCGTGTTGGGGGTCAACACCGTGATCATGGCCGGGCCGGCGGTAATCTGCTACTATTGTTGCGGCCCCTTTGTTTTGAAAAGCCCTCCGGTTGCGGTTACGGCCGCCTTCGTTGCCGGAGCCGGCTCGGTTTTCCTGGCGGGCATCCTGGTGGGTGTCAGTCTGGTGTTCACGGGGGAAAATTTCCTTGAAGTCGCCGGCTTGGTGGTGGCGGCCCACCTGCCGATCATGGTGATCGAGGGCATCGTCACCGTTTTTTGTGTGGCTTTTCTGAAAAAGGTAAAGCCGGAAATGCTTCCCGGTTACAACGCAGGAAAGAGGGTATGAAACAATTTCTGAAAGCGTTCGGTTTGATCTGTGTTTTGATAGTCATGGGGCATGGAATGGCCCAGGCCCACAAAGTGACCATCTTTGCATGGGTCGACGGGGATCGGGTTTTTACCGAAAGCAAATTCAGCGGCGGCAAGCGGGTGCAAGGCGGAACCGTGACGGTACTAGACAGCGCGGGGAACCAGCTGCTGGAAGGCAAGACCGACGACAATGGAGAATTCTCCTTCAAAACGCCGGCGGCCGACGGGCTGACCATCATCATCAATGCCGGCATGGGGCACCGGAGTGAGTGGACGCTGAGTGCCGAGGATCTGGGGACTGCGGGGGGAGATTCGGCGGAACCGGCGGTTGCGGCATCGGCGGCCGAAGAACAGCCCGTGCCCGTTTCCGCAGCTGTCGCAAACGGACTGAGTGCCGCCGACGTGGAGGCCATCGTCGCCCGTCAGTTGGAGGAAAAACTGCGGCCGCTGACCCATATGGTGGCTGAATCCCGGGAAAAAGGACCCTCCGCCACCGACATTCTCGGCGGCATCGGCTACATTCTGGGCCTGGTGGGCCTGGGCACCTATATGCGTTATCGTCGGGAGAACCGCCCTTCATGATTGAAGCGGCCTTTGCCGAGGGCGACGGCTGGCTGTACCGGGTCGACCCGCGCCTGCGGATTCTGGGTGCTGCGGGTTTCGCCGTGGTGGTGGCGGTCGCCTGTGATTTCCGGGCGCTGCTTTTTGCCCTGGCCCTGTCTTTCACCCTGGTGGTCTCGGCGCGAATGAGCCTGCGCCGGGTGGCCCGCAGCCTGCTGGCGGCGATACTTTTTTTGGTGCTGCTGTGGCTGGTGCTGCCCTGGTCCTACGAGGGCCCCGTCTGGTTCGAAATCGGCCCCGTCGGGGTTACGCGGCCGGGAGTCGTCCTGTGCAGCCAGATCAGTTTGAAAACGGTGGCCCTGATGACGGCCTTCATGGCCCTGGTGGCCACCATGACCGTCGATACGCTGGGCCATGCCCTCAGCCGCCTGCGATTGCCCGACAAGATGGTGTACCTGCTTTTGATCACCTACCGCTACATCTTCGTGATCGAACAGGAATACCAGCGGTTGATTCGGGCCATGAAAATCCGGAGCTTCCGGCCGACAACCAGCCTGCACACCTATCGCACCTATGCTTATCTGGTGGGGATGCTTTTCGTCCGCGCTTCGGAGCGGGCCCGGCGGGTGCACTGCGCCATGGTCTGCCGGGGCTTTTCCGGTCGGTTCGTCAGCCTGCGCAACTTTCCGCCCAACCCGCTTAATCCTTTTTTCTCCTTTGGCGCCATCGGGGCGGTCGGTCTGCTGATCGCGCTGGAATGGGTGATTTGAACATGGACTACCTTCTTCTCAACCTGTCGGACATCTGTTTTCGCTATCCCGGCGGAAAGCCGGTTCTCGATCACCTGGACTTTCACCTGCATGCCGGTGATCGTATCGGCCTGGTGGCGCCCAATGGCAGCGGCAAGACCACATTGTTTCATGTGATCATGGGCCTGCTCAAACCCGATTCCGGTACGGTGGAGGCCTTCGGCCGACCCAGAAAAGAGGAAGCCGATTTTACCGAAGTCCGTCGGCGCATCGGCTTTTTGTTCCAGGATGCCGACGACCAGCTTTTTTCC
This window of the uncultured Desulfosarcina sp. genome carries:
- a CDS encoding cysteine desulfurase family protein, whose translation is MIQPVYLDYNGTTPHDPEVIAAMRPFLETEFGNPSSSHWYGIRPKKAVEAARRQVAGLLGCEPTEVFFTSGGTESNNHAIKGTARALKNKGNHIITSTVEHPAILEVCRHLEGEGFTTTYVDVDDTGMVRVEDVAAAIRPETILITVMHANNEVGTIQPIAEIAELAKKHGIYMHTDAAQSVGKIETNVQRLNVDMLSVAGHKVYAPKGIGALYVSRGVAPEKFCHGAGQEMGWRAGTENVLEIVGLGKACEMAERSLSHTQTHLKAMRDRLHRGLTDQLDEVRLNGHPEQRLPNTLSLSFKDLEANRILEEIGLEVAASAGAACHSDTVQLSHVLEAMRIPVKWAKGTVRFSTGRMTTADQIDQAVAVVVDAVRKLRKNPD
- a CDS encoding RNA pseudouridine synthase, whose protein sequence is MDALDTTFNKSDRPFFFDKRWPVLYVDNHLLAIYKPSGLLVQGDRTGDVCLLDLAKQWIKERYDKPGKVFLAMVHRLDRPVAGVVLFARTSKAAGRLARQFRERSVDKRYLAVVQGSVAQKSQRRIDHIERQDRMSRVVPAPTADSQEARLSYTRLGTAGDKSLLEVTLETGRRHQIRIQLSRMGHPILGDLRYGADKPLPGKQIALLARSLSVEHPTRKTQLDLICPIPQQWPWPEADAAQGERPPWDWRMMDWQAIDASTP
- the rsmG gene encoding 16S rRNA (guanine(527)-N(7))-methyltransferase RsmG, which encodes MKPKGTSFQKKRGPAGKTAPSSSRMDFLLQRCGIRLSDAQLEQLWRYHQLLRQFDAELNLTRIHNFENMVVKLYADSILPALQYPLLPSPLLDLGTGPGMPGIPLKIFRPDLHILLAESRQQRVHFLKTVVEELHLPGLEVIERGIAPDFDRPVAGVITRAVEPIADTLARVSGCLEKNGLVLFMKGPRCDEEMERAARDSCDDYDLAEDIAYQIPQTPHRRRLICYRRKVAAFKATQAPNPLSPYRIREIESESNPVFKDLKKLLTGRGVKKGGKTLVCGRRLVAEAMRCAPERCRAWIGSGDRHEPPAEAPHEMEWLQLSPQLFGQLDLFGTRRPMLLYDLPEIPAWDAGKAAPGCSLLIPFQDPENVGAVIRSAAAFAVERIVLLAEGANPFHPKAIRASAGTVLSTNLYAGPSLNDLSGELPVVALAASGRPVANFAFPESFCLLPGMEGPGLDSRWLDNAVSIPMAENVESLNAATATAITLYEWRRQLKGE
- a CDS encoding serpin family protein, whose product is MASILGKKLLLILYVSITVGCTLSMATDVRKNASAAGNDFALDLYSRLADSEGNLFFSPASIETALAMTYAGAKSRTAKQMAKVLHFEKAGQGVHQEFQSLLQQLNNPSIVKSYEKIGDEIKPVEKPAYELVIANALWGQQGYPWNQAFLTLTESNYGAGLRPVDFANHPDEARKTINDWVEEKTRDRIKDLIAKGTISPMMRLILTNAIYFKAAWADTFDDHATREMPFHVSESSQVPVSMMFQNKDFHYLETDCFQALEMPYKAYELSMIVFLPKMANGLDNFEKALSAEKLDGWRAALHREEVEVYFPKFVFTSSFSLSKTLKALGMEDAFSPTSADFSGMTTAEERVFISEVIHKAFVAVDENGTTAAAATAVMMQATAMPMPKPEPKVFRADHPFLFCIFHNPTGKILFMGRVTDPRT
- a CDS encoding 4Fe-4S dicluster domain-containing protein, which gives rise to MAHVVTQSAYTRLTERLNRFPQGAPPTERLTKILKILFDQKEAEMVSLLPVKPFTVKKAARVWEMSEKEARKVLERLAEKALLVDFQTDGEMHYVLPPPMAGFFEFSMMRIRKDIDQKLLSELFYQYLNQEEDFVRELFATGQTQLGRAFVNETVLSEKNSLHVLDWERASEVIRTATHRGISVCYCRHKMLHLDRACSAPMEICMTFNTAAESLIRHGHARSVDISEGLELLAEARESNLVQFGENVRQGVNFICNCCGCCCEAMIAARRFAVMHPIHTTHFLPRVDENTCDGCGKCVALCPVEAMTLVSANDPKRPKRKIARVDEDRCLGCGVCLNACTRTDSLSLEHRPQRVLTPLNATHRAVVMAVERGKLQDLLFDNRVLWHHRALAAVLGAILRLPPVARAMATDQVKSRYLEALALRYS
- the prmA gene encoding 50S ribosomal protein L11 methyltransferase, with product MKWIAAKVVIDSPDTGLAADLVADTFYSLGLKGVVVNDPQMDLLQDWADDAVLPPQEPAVTGYFADTDQAADKCRRLEDALMHLEKASGIASRVVYSRIDEQDWAEAWKEYFWPERITDTIVVKPSWREYAARPDEIILEIDPGMAFGTGTHPTTALCIRQIQSHLRPGNTFLDVGTGSGILMIAAAKLGAASVCGVDNDEVAVSVAEKNLLANGVRDYRLMTGNLVEQVSGTFHVVAANILAEVILDLLPDVAAVLEPKGILICSGIIKEKKRAVLSGLEESGLAVIEVLEKEGWMAVAARKKEAR
- a CDS encoding radical SAM protein; the protein is MTRPKKTRRKKSRAGGRTPEWLTAVVANEKGEIFDLEGYAAVGADGAQCTSLTPATTIELPHGSELMFLPDRVPVLLDLSTGRIGPVDRNPYAPDEKIFPVAAFNSPGVVLTHTCAYEEHAHASILPLFSYGAVGWQQEGFRSAAMVVDTEPRQDLRRMPQDRIVAGVHQMQKQLPDNRLARHLEHCALTYGCPAGKNFFLGRYEAPLPTSQSCNARCLGCISLQSDAQLTSSQNRIAFTPSAKEIAEVALTHIRRVEHAVVSFGQGCEGDPLMAAREIEPAIRLIREATAEGTINMNTNASLPDTLKGLLDAGLDSIRVSMNSVREPCYTAYFRPRGYGFDQVVESIDLTLARGRHVAINYLNCPGFTDCPEEAAALSVFLEKHPVHLIQWRNLNFDPRRYLEFMQTAAPLGPAVGMDRLLQMIGKRFPRLRFGYFNPPRERFADQLEANQKEKLP